The following are encoded together in the Juglans microcarpa x Juglans regia isolate MS1-56 chromosome 2D, Jm3101_v1.0, whole genome shotgun sequence genome:
- the LOC121248603 gene encoding uncharacterized protein LOC121248603, with protein MGNGDDGQCFFPLTSLQIGDLQSYLSDLSLFLASESKKLYILVDNRPWLRDLGSRRAQLWQLMVTKSRLSPFANTKARRERKVEKESCCGSNTRKSDKLQKWFSLVDAATLSHKRVLLPVKKLRDSSLFSTELHSTLYGFIVFEVSWSNVRGINYLNELQTDTCLAIEAKVMQRWEFDTIAQAASSISSWFLGTPSEKKLLKEYLDSAIGEVFYDAEENFSRGIPIDDDEIACTDDPYVEDNCFHHLGGNFSLYSATDENTSAFHTPPPPTGPYKRRKVMKSISTGVEDNTYSEKIQGEIDNSLENSETCSSDYEDPVEATHYSDVLILFRFNDHDLPFKLGQIIMSDLRLLTLLEAGLPSWVIFLQSYPGFCHLYRPWMCPLARVLYVLISVVTVLIGFYDLYKNVPVLKATAFRLCGPLLDWIETWEMVSRIKYLGTMLFLHNFQKAVQWFLTITRAARSFLSVFTQPLLQPLLEVFGFFIPVWNELIKVVESFSSVLWIVIGSFLGIVEYLFEILLLPIWFSLSVIWSIATSILYPIFWILWELVYAPVRMVLALASFVVFVSISIYEMLGEIWQFISSIFQLASASEATVRTYEVSIWRSLWNDLFSQVFRALRSILNGFVAFFTACNRHRLSIYNHIQEFIQRLFGQSHRSRRTDSRHSRPASRTQKALEERRKVHIK; from the exons ATGGGGAATGGTGATGATGGGCAATGCTTTTTCCCCCTCACAAGTTTGCAAATTGG TGACTTGCAGTCTTATCTGTCAGATCTTAGCCTTTTCCTGGCTAGTGAAAGCAAGAAGTTGTATATCTTGGTGGACAATCGACCATGGTTGAGAGACCTAGGCTCAAGACGAGCCCAGTTATGGCAATTGATGGTTACCAAG TCAAGGTTATCTCCTTTTGCAAACACGAAAGCACGGAGGGAGAGAAAGGTAGAAAAGGAGTCTTGTTGCGGATCGAACACTAGAAAATCAGACAAGCTCCAGAAATGGTTCTCATTGGTTGATGCGGCAACGTTGTCCCATAAGAGGGTTCTGCTACCTGTAAAAAAACTTCGTGATTCTTCTCTTTTTAGCACTGAGTTGCATAGTACCTTGTATGGCTTTAttgtatttgaagtttcatgGAGCAATGTTCGAGGCATCAACTACTTGAATGAGCTTCAG ACTGATACATGTCTGGCTATAGAGGCCAAAGTTATGCAAAGATGGGAATTTGATACTATAGCTCAAGCTGCAAGCTCTATATCTTCATGGTTCTTGGGGACGCCCTCTGAAAAGAAACTCTTGAAAGAGTATCTTGATTCTGCCATAG GAGAAGTATTTTATGACGCTGAAGAAAATTTCTCAAGAGGTATccctattgatgatgatgaaattgCCTGCACCGATGATCCATATGTTGAGGATAATTGTTTCCACCACCTTGGTGGCAATTTTAGTTTATATTCTGCTACTGATGAAAATACAAGTGCGTTTCACACGCCTCCTCCACCCACTGGGCCTTATAAGAGAAGAAAAGTAATGAAGTCCATTAGTACTGGAGTTGAAGATAATACATACTCTGAGAAAATACAAGGAGAAATTGACAACTCATTAGAAAACTCAGAAACTTGTTCCAGTGATTACGAAGATCCAGTTGAAGCTACCCATTACAGTGATGTCTTGATTTTGTTTCGGTTCAATGACCACGATCTCCCGTTTAAATTAGGGCAAATAATAATGTCTGATTTGCGGTTACTTACCTTGTTAGAGGCTGGGCTTCCATCCTGGGTTATTTTCCTTCAGTCATACCCAGGTTTTTGCCATCTTTATCGCCCATGGATGTGCCCTTTGGCAAGAGTCTTGTATGTTCTGATCTCAGTTGTCACTGTTCTCATAGGATTTTATGATTTATACAAAAATGTCCCAGTACTTAAGGCAACTGCTTTTCGTTTGTGTGGGCCTCTGTTGGATTGGATAGAGACTTGGGAGATGGTGTCAAGGATCAAGTACTTGGGAACAATGCTATTCCTACATAATTTTCAGAAGGCTGTTCAGTGGTTTCTTACAATTACACGTGCCGCCCGATCCTTCCTTTCAGTTTTTACCCAGCCACTGCTACAGCCACTTTTGGaagtttttgggttttttattCCAGTCTGGAATGAACTTATCAAAGTGGTGGAGAGCTTCTCTTCTGTCCTTTGGATAGTGATTGGGTCCTTTTTGGGTATAGTGGAGTATCTCTTTGAGATCTTACTATTGCCAATATGGTTTAGCCTCTCAGTTATCTGGAGCATTG CAACATCCATTTTATATCCTATATTTTGGATCCTTTGGGAACTGGTCTATGCTCCAGTTCGCATGGTCCTTGCGTTAGCCAGTTTCGtggtttttgtttctattaGCATATATGAGATGCTTGGAGAAATATGGCAGTTTATTAGTAGCATCTTTCAGCTTGCTTCAGCTTCCGAGGCAACAGTGAGAACATATGAAGTTTCCATTTGGCGTTCGCTTTGGAATGATCTCTTTTCCCAG GTCTTCCGAGCTCTAAGGAGTATATTAAATGGTTTTGTTGCCTTCTTCACAGCCTGCAACAGGCATCGTCTTAG CATCTATAATCATATACAAGAGTTTATCCAGAGATTATTTGGTCAAAGCCATAGATCACGACGTACAGATTCAAGACATAGTAGACCTGCATCTAGGACTCAAAAGGCG ttagaagaaagaaggaaagttCACATTAAGTGA